The sequence TGCCACAGGGCCAGCAGCAGGATCGGGCCCGCGGTGCGGCGCAGCCAGCGGGGGATGCGGAGGGAGCGGGAGGAGGCGGGGACGACGGGCTGGAGATCGAGGGCGGGGCCGGCGATCTCCGTTCCGGAATCCTTTGATGCGGATATACCGGAAATGTCGGGTCCTGTAGAGCTGGGTGGGGCATGGCTGATGCTCATGGATGCTCCGCGAGGAGAGGGCGAGCGTGAGTAGGACCGAAAGGGGGCGCCGACGCGGGAGGCTGTCGTCTCAAGCGCGTCGAGACGGCTGTCCCGGCTGCCCCGACTGTCCCAGCTGTCCCGGGGGTACGGGGTGCAGGGGATTCAGCTGGTCACGGGTGAGCGGGAGCGGCGACAGAGTGTGCCGGAAGCCGGGACCAAAGCCGGAAACCGAAAGCCGGAAGGGTGAGGTGGGAGAAGGGCGTCAGCAGCCGCGGCGACACGCGGCGGAAGCCACCCGTAGCAGGTCGATGTGACCGCGCGTGGTGAGCAGGGCTGAACGCAACATGCGGCAGAACGTAGCCAGATGGGCGTGCCACGGTCAATGGTGTCTCGCCTTGTGGACCTCGCGTACCAGAAAGCGGTCGCGCCACAGAGGGGGAATCCGGCGTATGGGTCAGGATGGGGGCATGCCAGATGCCTTCACCACCCGAGTTCTGCACGTCGCCACCGGCTCCCGGGAGCGGGTCGTCGACCTCACCTCCGACTGCGACGACTTCCTGCGCGAGGCGGCGGCCGGGCGTGACGGTCTGCTCAGCCTCTTCGTCCCGCACGCCACCGCGGGGATCGCCGTCATCGAGACGGGCTCCGGCAGCGACGACGACCTCCTCGCCACCCTGCACACCCTCCTCCCCGCCGACGACCGCTGGCAGCACCGTCATGGCAGCCCCGGTCACGGCCGTGACCACGTCCTGCCGGCCCTCGTCCCGCCGCACGCGACCCTCCCGGTCATCGGCGGCCGCCTGGAGCTGGGTACCTGGCAGTCGGTGTGCCTGGTGGACACCAACCGCGACAATCCCGAGCGCAAGGTCCGGCTGAGCTTCCTCGGCTGACGTCGCGTGCCGGATCCGTAGCGTCGCCAGGCCGGTGCAGCGGGCGGTGCGTGTGACGACCTCGGGCGTTCACGGCGACGGCGATGACCACTTCTTCCGTGCCCCGACGCCGCTGAACGGCTCCCCATAACGCGATGTTGTGGGGATCCGGGAGCTGGCCGTGAGGGGCGACCGGCTCCACCCTTGGCGCAAGCCGCTGTGAAATGTCACATCGCATAGGGCGTCACGGAAGATCGCAGGGGAGTCATCGTGAGAGCACGACGTTCGGGGATGGTCATGGCCGCTGCCCTGGGACTCGTCGCCGTCGCCGGCTGCGGGGGAGCCGGCGACGGCGACGGGCAGGGCGGATCCGCGAGCAAGGGGGGCACGCTGCACGTGCTCTCCAGCCTCGACCTGGAGCACCTCGACCCGGCCCGCAACTACGTCACCTCGTCCGAGGACTTGGGCCGCCTCGTCTACCGGACGCTGACGACGTACGCGGCGGCACCCGGGCCGGCCGGAGGCAGGATCGTGCCGGATCTGGCGACGGACACCGGCCGCCCGAGCGACGGGGCCCGCACCTGGACCTTCACGCTCAAGGCCGGGGTGAAGTTCGAGGACGGGCGTCCGATCACCAGCCGGGACATCAAGTACGGGGTCGAGCGGTCCTTCGCCGCGGAACTCCCCGAAGGTCCGCCGTACGCGCGCATGTGGCTTGCGGGAGGCCGGAGTTACCAGGGCCCCTACAAAGACAAGGGCAAGGACAAGGGCACGGGCAAGGGCGGGCTCGCCTCGATCGGGACCCCCGACGACCGGACGATCGTCTTCAAGCTCAACCGCCCGGTGGCCGACTTCGGTTCCGCCGTGTCGCTGCCGGTCTTCGCACCGGTTCCGCAGGACAAGGACACCGGCGTCCGGTACGACAGCAGACCCTTCTCCTCGGGCCCGTACAAGATCGGGGCGTTCGAGCCCAAGAAGAGGCTCACGCTGGTCCGCAACACCTACTGGAGTCCGGCCACCGACACGGTGCGCAAGGGCCTGCCGGACAAGATCGTGGTCGATCTCGACCTCGACCCGGCCGTGGTCGACCAGCGGCTGATCGCCGCTCAGGGACAGGACATGGACGCGGTCGCCTTCGAGCCGCTCGGCCCGGCATCGGTCGGGCCGGTGATGGCCAACCCCGCCGTGCACAAGAGGCTGGTCGTCAGCGAGTCCATCAACACGCGGTACCTGAGCATCAACACCCGGCACAAGCCCCTCGACGACGTCCGGGTGCGGCAGGCGATCGCCTACGCGCTGGACAAGGACGCCCTGCGCACGGCCCGGGGCGGCCCGATCGCCGGCCGGCTGGCCACCACCCTGCTGCCGCCGTCGCTGCCGGGCGCCGTGCCCGACGACCCCTTCCCGAGCCCGGGTGGCAAGGGTGATCCGGCCAGGGCCAAGGCGCTGCTGGCGCAGGCGGGCCATCCCTCGGGCCTGACCCTCACGCTCGACACCCCGGCCACCGCCGGCGGCCAGGCGCAGGGCGAGGCGGTGCAGGCGTCCCTGGCCAAGGCCGGGATCAAGGTGAAGATCAACGCGATCAGCTCGTCGGCGTTCTACAGCACGGTGGGCAACACCGCCCAGGAACACGACCTGGTGATCGACGGCTGGACACCCGACTGGCCCGGCGCCTCCACCTACCTGCCGCTCGTGTTCGACGGCCGTCTGATCACCCCCGAGGGCAACAACGACCACGCCCAGTACGACTCGGCCAAGGTCGACGCCCGCCTCGACGCGATCGCCGGGATGAAGGACCCGGCTGCCGCCGCGACCGCGTACGGCCGACTGTCCCAGCAGATCATGGCGGACGCTCCGGTCGTACCGTTCCTGTGGGACAAGGCGGCCGTCCTGACCGGCCCTCATGTCACCGGCGCCTACGGGCACATCGCCTACGTCGGACGACTGGATCTGGTCTCCCTGGGGCTGCGCAAGTGACCGCCACGCTGCCCGCCCCGGTGCCGTCGGATGCGCCGCCCCGCGTCGGTCCGCACGAGCCGTCCCTGCTGCACCGGCTGCTCGCACAGCGCTCCGCCACCATCGCGCTGACGGTGGTCGTCCTCCTGGTGCTGATCGCCCTCGCGGCCCCGCTGATCACCTGGGCCGCCGGCACGTCACCGACCGAGTTCCACTCGGGCGCGGTCGATCCGGCGCTCGGCGGACTGCCGCGCGGTAGCGGAGGCGGGATCAGCGCCGAGCACTGGCTGGGCGTCGAGCCCGGCAGCGGCCGGGACATCCTCGCCCGTGTCGTCTACGGCGCCCGGGTCTCGCTGCTGATCGCCCTGCTCGCCACCGTCCTGTCGGTGTCGCTCGGCACGGCGCTCGGGCTGACCGCCGGGTTCTTCGGCGGCTGGACCGACACCGTCGTCGGCAGGCTGATGGACCTGCTGATGTCCTTCCCCGCCCTGATCTTCATGATCGCGCTGATCTCCGCGGCCCCGGGCGTGAACCGGCAGCTCCTGCTGGTCGTCGTGCTCGGCCTCTTCGGCTGGCCGTACGTCGGACGGATCGTGCGCGGGCAGGCGATGGTGCTCGCCCGCGGGGAGTTCGTGGCGGCGGCCTGGGTGCTGGGCGCCTCCCGGCGGGCCCTGCTGGTGCGGGAGGTCCTGCCCAATCTGAGCGGGCCGATCCTGGTGGTGGCGACCATGTCGATCCCCGGCTACGTCGCCACCGAGGCGGGCCTGTCCTTCCTCGGCATCGGGGTACGCCCGCCGACCCCCTCGTGGGGCCAGATGATCGCCTCCGCGGTGCCCTGGTACGCCGCCGACCCCGTCTACTTCCTCGTCCCGGGCGCCTTCCTGTTCGTCACCGTGCTCGCCTTCAACGTGCTGGGCGACGCGGTACGGGACGCGCTCGACCCCCGGAGCCGCCGACGATGATCCTCTATGTCCTGCGCAGGCTGGCCGCGACGGCGGCGATCCTGCTGGTGGTCTGCGCGGCCACCTTCGCGATCTTCTACCTGATGCCCGCCGACCCGGCCCAGGGCGCCTGTGGCAAGGCGTGCAGCCCGCAGCGGATCGCCGAGATCCGCACCACGCTCGGCCTGAACCACTCGGTGTTCGTGCAGTTCCGTGACTATCTCGTCGGCATCGTGTCGGGCCGCACGTACGGCACGGGCGCACAGGCCGTGCACTGCCCCGCTCCGTGCCTCGGATTCAGCTTCCAGACCGATCAGCCGGTGTGGCGGATGCTCACGGACCGGCTGCCGGTGAGCGTCTCCATCGCCGTGGGCGCCGCGGTGCTGTGGCTGATCGTCGGCGTCGGCGCCGGGGTGATCTCCGCGCTGCGCCGGGGCAGCCTGTGGGACCGGGCGGCGATGACGGCCGCACTGGGCGGGGTCTCGCTGCCGGTCTACTTCACCGCTCTGGTGCTGCAGTACCTCCTCGTCGTCAAGCTCGGTCTGCTGCCCTATCCGCAGGCGATCGCGCTCACCGCGGATCCGGCCGGCTGGGCGCAGTCCATGGTCATGCCGTGGATCACCCTGGCGATGCTCTACGCCGGGATCTACGCACGGATCACCCGCGGCGAGATGCTCGACAGCCTCGGCCAGAACTACGTCCGTACCGCCCGCGCCAAGGGCCTGCCCGAGCCGACCGTGCTGCGCCGGCACGCACTGCGGCCGGCGCTGATGCCCATCGTGACGATCTTCGGCATGGACCTCGGCGCGCTGCTCGGCGGCGCCCTCATCACCGAGTCGGTCTTCGGCCTGCCCGGGGTGGGAAAGCTCGCGGCCGACGCGATCAACAGCGCCGACCAGCCGGTGATCCTCGGCGTGACGCTGTTCGCCGCGGGATTCGTCGTGCTCGCCAACGTCGCCGTGGACCTGGTCTACGCGCTCCTGGACCCGAGAGTGAGGGCCGTGGGATGACCCTGCTGACCGTGCGCGACCTGACCGTGGACTTCGCGGGCGGCGTACGCGCCGTCGACGGCCTCGATCTGGACCTGGCCGCCGGGGCGGTGCTCGGCGTGGTCGGCGAGTCGGGCAGCGGCAAGTCCGTCACCAGCCTGGCCGTCATGGGCCTGCTGCCCGATGCCCGGACCACCGGTGAAGTCCGCTTCGAGGGACGGGAGTTGACCGGCCTGGGCCGGCGGTCACTGCGCCGGCTGCGCGGCGACCGCATCGCGATGATCTTCCAGGATCCGCTGTCCTGTCTGAACCCCTACTACCCCGTGGGCTTCCAGATCGCCGAGGCCTATCGTGCACACCGCCGGGCCGGGCGCCGTGCGGCGCACCGGGTCGCGGTGCGCATGCTGGACCGGGTCGGCATCCCCGAGCCCGAGCGGCGCGCCCGCGCGTATCCGCACGAGTTCTCCGGCGGCATGCGCCAGCGCGTGATGATCGCGATG comes from Streptomyces sp. FXJ1.172 and encodes:
- a CDS encoding ABC transporter permease, with protein sequence MILYVLRRLAATAAILLVVCAATFAIFYLMPADPAQGACGKACSPQRIAEIRTTLGLNHSVFVQFRDYLVGIVSGRTYGTGAQAVHCPAPCLGFSFQTDQPVWRMLTDRLPVSVSIAVGAAVLWLIVGVGAGVISALRRGSLWDRAAMTAALGGVSLPVYFTALVLQYLLVVKLGLLPYPQAIALTADPAGWAQSMVMPWITLAMLYAGIYARITRGEMLDSLGQNYVRTARAKGLPEPTVLRRHALRPALMPIVTIFGMDLGALLGGALITESVFGLPGVGKLAADAINSADQPVILGVTLFAAGFVVLANVAVDLVYALLDPRVRAVG
- a CDS encoding ABC transporter permease — translated: MTATLPAPVPSDAPPRVGPHEPSLLHRLLAQRSATIALTVVVLLVLIALAAPLITWAAGTSPTEFHSGAVDPALGGLPRGSGGGISAEHWLGVEPGSGRDILARVVYGARVSLLIALLATVLSVSLGTALGLTAGFFGGWTDTVVGRLMDLLMSFPALIFMIALISAAPGVNRQLLLVVVLGLFGWPYVGRIVRGQAMVLARGEFVAAAWVLGASRRALLVREVLPNLSGPILVVATMSIPGYVATEAGLSFLGIGVRPPTPSWGQMIASAVPWYAADPVYFLVPGAFLFVTVLAFNVLGDAVRDALDPRSRRR
- a CDS encoding putative leader peptide, producing MLRSALLTTRGHIDLLRVASAACRRGC
- a CDS encoding ABC transporter ATP-binding protein, with protein sequence MTLLTVRDLTVDFAGGVRAVDGLDLDLAAGAVLGVVGESGSGKSVTSLAVMGLLPDARTTGEVRFEGRELTGLGRRSLRRLRGDRIAMIFQDPLSCLNPYYPVGFQIAEAYRAHRRAGRRAAHRVAVRMLDRVGIPEPERRARAYPHEFSGGMRQRVMIAMALCLEPDLLIADEPTTALDVTVQAQILDLLRELRERSGTAIMLITHDMGVVAGLADEVVVMYGGRAVERGTVREVFYRPREAYTKGLLACVPRVDGPLPDRLPTLPAPEVTA
- a CDS encoding ABC transporter substrate-binding protein; the protein is MRARRSGMVMAAALGLVAVAGCGGAGDGDGQGGSASKGGTLHVLSSLDLEHLDPARNYVTSSEDLGRLVYRTLTTYAAAPGPAGGRIVPDLATDTGRPSDGARTWTFTLKAGVKFEDGRPITSRDIKYGVERSFAAELPEGPPYARMWLAGGRSYQGPYKDKGKDKGTGKGGLASIGTPDDRTIVFKLNRPVADFGSAVSLPVFAPVPQDKDTGVRYDSRPFSSGPYKIGAFEPKKRLTLVRNTYWSPATDTVRKGLPDKIVVDLDLDPAVVDQRLIAAQGQDMDAVAFEPLGPASVGPVMANPAVHKRLVVSESINTRYLSINTRHKPLDDVRVRQAIAYALDKDALRTARGGPIAGRLATTLLPPSLPGAVPDDPFPSPGGKGDPARAKALLAQAGHPSGLTLTLDTPATAGGQAQGEAVQASLAKAGIKVKINAISSSAFYSTVGNTAQEHDLVIDGWTPDWPGASTYLPLVFDGRLITPEGNNDHAQYDSAKVDARLDAIAGMKDPAAAATAYGRLSQQIMADAPVVPFLWDKAAVLTGPHVTGAYGHIAYVGRLDLVSLGLRK
- a CDS encoding secondary thiamine-phosphate synthase enzyme YjbQ; amino-acid sequence: MPDAFTTRVLHVATGSRERVVDLTSDCDDFLREAAAGRDGLLSLFVPHATAGIAVIETGSGSDDDLLATLHTLLPADDRWQHRHGSPGHGRDHVLPALVPPHATLPVIGGRLELGTWQSVCLVDTNRDNPERKVRLSFLG